The proteins below come from a single Hemitrygon akajei chromosome 2, sHemAka1.3, whole genome shotgun sequence genomic window:
- the LOC140739724 gene encoding uncharacterized protein — MTDSSSVHAVLLKLLTFWMLRPRVWFSQAEAQFQIRQISSDSMRYYHVVSALDQETAAQVADFIQSPPEGGKYEAFKALLIGTFGLSQCERGARLLHLDGLGDRLPSALMNEMLALADGHKPCLMFEQACLEQLPGDIHLLLADADFSDPRKVAAQADVLWKAKRESVASLGQITRPHAQQRTRPGPAGGRTRHRGRSEDDSEQWCFYHQRWKPAPRGRTRSSPGQTT; from the coding sequence atgactgactcttcatctgttcacgcagttttgctaaaactgctgactttctggatgctgcgaccacgcgtgtggtttagccaagcagaagcccagttccagattcggcagatatcctctgattccatgcgttactatcatgtggtgagcgcccttgaccaggagacggccgcccaggttgctgatttcatacagtcacccccggaaggaggcaaatatgaagcattcaaagcactgctcattgggacctttggcctctcacagtgtgagcggggtgcccgcctgcttcacctggacggtttgggagacagactgccgtcagcattgatgaacgagatgctggccctggctgacggacacaagccctgcctcatgttcgagcaagcgtgcctggagcaactgcccggggacatacatctgctgctggccgacgcagatttcagcgacccccggaaggtggcggcccaggcagacgTGTTGTGGAAAGCCAaaagggagagcgtggcgtccctcggtcagattaccaggccacacgcccaacagcggaccagaccaggcccagcaggggggcgcacacgacacagaggcaggagtgaggacgacagtgaacagtggtgtttctaccatcaGCGGTGGAAACCAGCcccaagaggaagaacccgcagcagtcctggacagactacgtga